The proteins below come from a single Miscanthus floridulus cultivar M001 chromosome 1, ASM1932011v1, whole genome shotgun sequence genomic window:
- the LOC136489666 gene encoding protein TIFY 11e-like: MATAGSVQGHGARFAAACDVLSRYVKAASAVATTTVEQPRPAAAGTVVAVLPLMPGADLSTTQEEEPEPRGGGSGAEREQLTISYGGRVVVLDDVPADKAAALLRLAAAAQQGAAPRVLRNDDLLPMARKASLRQFMEKRKGRVAKRGSPYSRPADAAAAAAASSFPDHLALTL; encoded by the coding sequence ATGGCAACGGCGGGGAGCGTCCAGGGCCACGGCGCCCGGTTCGCGGCGGCGTGCGACGTGCTGAGCCGGTACGTGAAAGCGGCATCAGCGGTGGCGACGACGACGGTGGAGCAGCCGCGGCCAGCGGCGGCGGGCACGGTAGTAGCGGTACTCCCTCTGATGCCCGGCGCGGACCTATCCACCACGCAAGAGGAGGAGCCCGAGCCCCGAGGAGGCGGATCAGGCGCCGAGCGCGAGCAGCTGACCATCTCGTACGGCGGCCGGGTGGTGGTGCTCGACGACGTCCCCGCGGACAAGGCCGCCGCGCTGCTCCGGCTCGCGGCCGCCGCGCAACAAGGCGCCGCGCCACGGGTGCTGCGAAATGATGACCTGCTGCCCATGGCGAGGAAGGCGTCGCTGCGGCAGTTCATGGAGAAGCGCAAGGGCCGGGTCGCCAAGCGCGGTTCGCCATACAGCCGTCCGgcggatgccgccgccgccgcggcggcgtcgTCGTTCCCGGACCATCTAGCTCTCACGCTCTGA
- the LOC136489676 gene encoding protein TIFY 11e-like, with product MAPPVGFSGRRQFDVACGVLSRCVKKAEAATAGKTTMAAAAAPTTAPPTTMLLMPGADVTPDVREEEPEAEATQLAQLTIMYGDRAVVFDDFPSYRVAELVLVAERPRPDLPGAGVTTTTDIPVARKASLQRFMEKRRDRLVARAPYAAARPAPASSNEERRNLQAGEQDAGSSWLGLGAPGGCAC from the coding sequence ATGGCACCGCCTGTGGGTTTCAGCGGCCGGCGGCAGTTCGACGTGGCGTGCGGCGTGCTCAGCCGGTGCGTCAAGAAGGCGGAGGCCGCAACCGCTGGCAagacgacgatggcggcggcagcggctccTACCACGGCGCCGCCTACGACGATGCTGCTGATGCCGGGCGCCGACGTCACGCCGGACGTcagggaggaggagcccgaggccGAGGCGACGCAACTGGCGCAGCTGACGATCATGTACGGCGACCGCGCGGTGGTGTTCGACGACTTCCCCTCGTACAGGGTGGCCGAGCTGGTGCTCGTCGCCGAGCGGCCACGGCCAGACCTGCCCGGAGCCGGAGTGACGACGACCACCGACATCCCAGTGGCGAGGAAGGCGTCGCTGCAGCGGTTCATGGAGAAGAGGCGGGACAGGCTCGTCGCGCGCGCGCCCTACGCTGCCGCCCGCCCGGCCCCGGCGTCGTCCAACGAGGAACGACGGAACCTGCAGGCGGGCGAACAAGACGCGGGGTCCTCCTGGCTCGGCCTTGGTGCTCCAGGAGGGTGCGCGTGCTGA